In Zingiber officinale cultivar Zhangliang chromosome 3B, Zo_v1.1, whole genome shotgun sequence, a single window of DNA contains:
- the LOC121967316 gene encoding uncharacterized protein LOC121967316 isoform X2 produces MTAKPRRHAADRLFGTGRSAGEEDLPDLDEDEVLWSEEDVCRRGVDHRRFKLAAGALSFAFGDGSSPDRRAAASTPVKVPVWPGFIKMAAAVAVEGEEEGGGWVPPHEYLAREKGRSGSTSVLEGAGRTLKGRDVIRVRDAVWSRTGFFG; encoded by the coding sequence ATGACGGCCAAGCCTCGCCGGCACGCCGCCGACCGCCTCTTCgggaccggacgctcggccggggAGGAGGACCTCCCCGACCTCGACGAGGACGAGGTGCTATGGTCCGAGGAGGACGTCTGTCGCAGAGGGGTCGATCACCGGCGCTTCAAGTTAGCTGCAGGGGCGCTGTCGTTCGCCTTCGGCGACGGGAGCTCGCCGGACCGTCGTGCGGCGGCGTCGACGCCGGTGAAGGTCCCAGTTTGGCCCGGGTTCATCAAGATGGCGGCGGCGGTGGCGGTGGAAGGGGAGGAGGAGGGCGGCGGGTGGGTGCCGCCTCACGAGTACCTGGCGAGGGAGAAGGGGCGGAGTGGATCCACGTCGGTTCTCGAGGGGGCGGGACGGACGCTGAAGGGCCGCGACGTGATCCGGGTTCGCGACGCGGTTTGGAGTCGGACCGGGTTCTTTGGTTGA
- the LOC121967316 gene encoding uncharacterized protein LOC121967316 isoform X1 → MESLSSPSRALPSHHPFLAHCFTQPRTTPPLHFPIKFPNYSRYKFLFHAASPLHRAPKNTLSAVAEAAPAGGDLIGLIQNGVLLLSIYWFANFVIPGLMSKDFEPVASETEKETEEETAEEEEEEVIQGGEMKQGANLQANVKAKRRRGRKKTASSR, encoded by the exons ATGGAGTCCCTCTCTTCTCCTTCCCGTGCTCTCCCATCTCATCATCCCTTCCTCGCCCACTGCTTCACCCAGCCAAGAACAACTCCGCCGCTGCATTTTccaataaaatttcccaattacaGTCGCTACAAATTCCTCTTCCATGCTGCGTCTCCACTTCATCGAGCTCCCAAGAACACTCTCAGTGCAGTAGCAGAAGCAGCACCAGCAGGCGGTGACTTGATAGGCCTCATTCAGAACGG TGTGCTGCTGCTGTCGATCTATTGGTTCGCCAATTTCGTTATTCCTGGGCTGATGAGCAAGGATTTTGAGCCAGTCGCTTCAGAAACAGAGAAGGAAACAGAGGAGGAAACGgctgaggaagaggaggaggaagtcATTCAGGGAGGAGAGATGAAACAAGGCGCGAATCTACAAGCGAATGTGAAGGCAAAGAGGAGAAGAGGCAGGAAGAAAACTGCCAGTTCAAGATGA